The Streptomyces sp. NBC_01298 genome contains the following window.
CGCATCGACATCAGCGGCGAGAAGCGCGACCGGCTGCTCGTCCAGGTGAACCCGAATCACCACGGACATCGAATTGCTGTCCAGCGGGCCGTGATCGCCGGGACGGGTCACGCTGCCCGCACCCACCATCATCAAATTGGGGTGGACGACCTCGAGCCGTGCCCGCCCGCAGCGTAGGACCTCCCCGGACGACGTGGTGATCATCTGGTGCCGGTCCAGGCCGCCCTTCCTCTGCCGGAGGTGCACGGCACGGAGAACGCGCTCCCAGATTGCCGTGTCCTTGCTCCAGTCTGGGTTGAACCAGACAGTGCCGACTGTGTACGTGTCGTCGAGGAGCAGCGTGGGCGATCCCCCTGCGTGGTCCTTGTCCGAATGGGAAAGGACCAGGTGAACAATCCTTGTGATCTTCCGCCGCTCCAGCTCTGCCTGGAGTGTGTCCGTTGGCGCGGCATCGATGACCGCGCACAGCGGTCCGTCATGGACCACTGCCGAATTGCCGTGCCCGACGTCGAGAATGGTGATGCCGAGCGAGTCGGCGATGCTGCCCTGCATACCCTGACTGGGCTCAGCGCGATCGTCGCTCACGCCGACATCCATCCCTGCGGAAGCTCGGGTGACAGTGCGATGTTGCTGTAATAGAGGTCTTCGGCCTTCCTCGCATAGCAGTTGACGTCCGCATCCAGCCACTGCCCGGCCAGGCTCTCACCTCGCAGACCAGTCACCTCCAGGATCGGGTCGAGCGGCATCCAGACGGGAGTGTTGACCCTCCAGCCGACCACGACGACCTTCGCCTGGCGAACCTCTCCCTCGGGGGCGACCTCGAGGATTTCGATGGGCGTGGGGAAGGTTCTGCGTTCGCGGGCGACGTCGC
Protein-coding sequences here:
- a CDS encoding ComEC/Rec2 family competence protein, which encodes MSDDRAEPSQGMQGSIADSLGITILDVGHGNSAVVHDGPLCAVIDAAPTDTLQAELERRKITRIVHLVLSHSDKDHAGGSPTLLLDDTYTVGTVWFNPDWSKDTAIWERVLRAVHLRQRKGGLDRHQMITTSSGEVLRCGRARLEVVHPNLMMVGAGSVTRPGDHGPLDSNSMSVVIRVHLDEQPVALLAADVDAAGLAHIVDSGQDLTAPVLVFPHHGGLPGSSRKAGEFANSLTQLVAPELVVFSIGSVLRPRNPNQEIVAGVRSAAPGAHIACTQLSVQCHDKDLRVSDHHLAPRPASGREHGRCCAGTISVTADSGGLLFDPPLQNHRDFVLVSVGSPLCHAVLPVPRQRSTALAASATNASDTGLG